One stretch of Hyalangium gracile DNA includes these proteins:
- the glgB gene encoding 1,4-alpha-glucan branching protein GlgB, with protein sequence MKKPADRQQIDAEIQQIIELRHPEPHRVLGIHPDGDGVVVRAFRPDATAIHVVPDFGGRIPMEHRKGGVFEARLNGRTDIFNYLIEVEYPGARSFTLRDPYSFLPTIGELDLYYAGEGRHEKLWDRMGAHLIHHNGVAGVSFAVWAPTAAGVSVVGDFNSWDGRLHAMRRMGASGIWELFIPEVGEGTRYKFEIRPNHGGPPLLKADPFAFRTEVPPATASVVHDLHRFSWSDETWLTRRGEGEPTQKPWSVYEVHIGSWRRVVEDGDRPMTYRELAPALSDYVKRMGFTHVEFLPVSEHPYGPSWGYQVGNYFAPSARFGHPDDFRFLVNSLHEQGIGVIVDWVPGHFPKDAHALGRFDGTALYEHADPRQGTQPDWGTLVFNFGRNEVRNFLIANALFWIEEYHVDGLRVDAVASMLYLDYSRRAGEWVPNRWGGRENEEAIAFLRELNDAVSRKHPGVVVIAEESTAWPKVSQPVKEGGLGFHFKWNMGWMHDTLLYFSKDPIFRQYHHNNMTFGLLYAFSEHFMLPLSHDEVVHGKGSLYGKMPGDPWQKRANLRSLLAWMWAHPGKKLLFMGGEFGQHAEWSSDRSLDWHLTEDAGHRGIQNLVADLNRVYRDVPALYDADSEPMGFQWLQPDAAASNVFAFIRRSRSPGRHVVCVANLSPVPREGYRVGFPRVGSYQEVLNTDAGEYGGAGLGNMGQIQTEAHPWDGQEASAAVTLPPLSVVWFIPG encoded by the coding sequence GTGAAGAAGCCCGCTGACCGGCAGCAGATCGACGCGGAGATCCAGCAGATCATCGAGCTGCGGCACCCGGAGCCTCACCGGGTGCTCGGCATCCACCCGGACGGGGACGGCGTGGTGGTGCGCGCCTTCCGCCCTGACGCCACCGCCATCCATGTCGTGCCCGACTTCGGCGGGCGCATCCCCATGGAGCACCGCAAGGGCGGCGTCTTCGAGGCGCGGCTCAACGGGCGCACCGACATCTTCAACTACCTGATCGAGGTGGAGTACCCGGGCGCCAGGTCCTTCACCCTGAGGGATCCGTACAGCTTCCTGCCCACCATCGGTGAGCTGGACCTGTACTACGCGGGCGAGGGCCGGCACGAGAAGCTCTGGGATCGCATGGGCGCGCACCTCATCCACCACAACGGGGTGGCCGGGGTGTCCTTCGCGGTGTGGGCGCCCACGGCGGCCGGCGTGTCCGTGGTGGGGGACTTCAACAGCTGGGACGGTCGCCTGCACGCCATGCGGCGCATGGGCGCCTCGGGCATCTGGGAGCTGTTCATCCCCGAGGTGGGCGAGGGCACGCGCTACAAGTTCGAGATCCGGCCCAACCACGGCGGCCCGCCGCTCCTCAAGGCGGACCCGTTCGCCTTCCGCACCGAGGTGCCGCCAGCCACCGCGTCCGTGGTGCACGATCTGCACCGCTTCAGCTGGTCGGACGAGACGTGGCTGACCCGCCGCGGCGAGGGCGAGCCCACGCAGAAGCCCTGGAGCGTGTACGAGGTGCACATCGGCTCGTGGCGGCGCGTCGTGGAGGACGGCGACCGGCCGATGACGTACCGGGAGCTGGCCCCCGCGCTGAGCGACTACGTCAAGCGCATGGGCTTCACGCACGTGGAGTTCCTGCCCGTCTCGGAGCACCCGTATGGCCCGTCCTGGGGCTACCAGGTGGGCAACTACTTCGCGCCCAGCGCGCGCTTCGGGCACCCGGACGACTTCCGCTTCCTGGTCAACAGCCTGCACGAGCAGGGCATCGGGGTGATCGTCGACTGGGTGCCGGGCCACTTCCCCAAGGACGCGCACGCGCTGGGCAGGTTCGACGGCACGGCGCTCTACGAGCACGCCGATCCGCGCCAGGGCACGCAGCCGGACTGGGGCACGCTGGTCTTCAACTTCGGCCGCAACGAGGTGCGCAACTTCCTCATCGCCAACGCGCTCTTCTGGATCGAGGAGTACCACGTGGATGGCCTGCGCGTGGACGCGGTGGCCTCCATGCTCTACCTGGACTACAGCCGCCGCGCGGGCGAGTGGGTCCCCAACCGCTGGGGCGGCCGAGAGAACGAGGAGGCCATCGCCTTCCTGCGCGAGCTGAACGACGCGGTGAGCCGCAAGCACCCGGGCGTGGTGGTGATCGCCGAGGAGTCCACCGCGTGGCCCAAGGTGAGCCAGCCCGTCAAGGAGGGCGGCCTGGGCTTCCACTTCAAGTGGAACATGGGGTGGATGCACGACACGCTGCTCTACTTCTCCAAGGATCCGATCTTCCGGCAGTACCACCACAACAACATGACGTTCGGCCTGCTCTACGCCTTCAGCGAGCACTTCATGCTGCCGCTGAGCCATGACGAGGTGGTGCACGGCAAGGGCTCGCTGTACGGGAAGATGCCGGGCGATCCGTGGCAGAAGCGCGCCAACCTGCGCTCGCTGCTGGCGTGGATGTGGGCGCACCCGGGCAAGAAGCTGCTCTTCATGGGCGGCGAGTTCGGTCAGCACGCCGAGTGGAGCAGCGATCGCAGCCTGGACTGGCACCTGACGGAGGATGCGGGGCACCGAGGCATCCAGAACCTGGTGGCGGACCTCAACCGCGTGTACCGGGACGTGCCCGCGCTGTACGACGCGGACAGCGAGCCCATGGGCTTCCAGTGGCTGCAGCCGGACGCGGCCGCCTCCAACGTGTTCGCCTTCATCCGGCGCTCGCGCAGCCCGGGACGGCACGTGGTCTGCGTGGCGAACCTCTCGCCAGTGCCGCGCGAGGGCTACCGCGTCGGCTTCCCGCGCGTGGGCTCCTACCAGGAGGTGCTCAACACGGACGCGGGCGAGTACGGCGGCGCGGGCCTCGGCAACATGGGGCAGATCCAGACGGAAGCCCACCCGTGGGACGGGCAGGAGGCCTCGGCGGCGGTGACGCTCCCGCCGCTCTCGGTGGTCTGGTTCATCCCCGGCTGA
- a CDS encoding gamma-glutamylcyclotransferase, with translation MDSHYDQVMKAREAAAQTGSRLYFAYSTILDRAAFEEWRSQHGYDFFQLPEGRLAEALDVDLVYDFPSRWWGGRVAGLTDAPGRSVFGRVFEIAGKDWPIIQHKEGFVTGMCVERPVRVRLEGKEAEATAFTTSPRRASTEGPLSPRFIEALVRGAESAGLPAAYVERLRRGE, from the coding sequence ATGGACTCGCACTACGATCAGGTGATGAAGGCGCGGGAGGCGGCGGCGCAGACGGGCTCGCGGCTGTACTTCGCGTACTCGACGATCCTCGACCGCGCCGCTTTCGAGGAGTGGCGATCGCAACACGGTTACGACTTCTTCCAGCTGCCCGAGGGACGGCTGGCCGAGGCGCTCGACGTGGACCTCGTCTACGACTTCCCCTCGAGGTGGTGGGGTGGACGCGTGGCCGGGCTGACGGATGCGCCAGGGCGCAGCGTGTTCGGGCGCGTCTTCGAGATTGCGGGCAAGGACTGGCCCATCATCCAGCACAAGGAGGGCTTCGTCACGGGCATGTGCGTCGAGCGCCCGGTGCGCGTCCGGCTGGAGGGCAAGGAGGCGGAGGCCACGGCCTTCACGACGTCGCCGCGGCGTGCCTCCACGGAGGGCCCCCTCAGCCCCCGCTTCATCGAGGCGCTGGTGCGAGGCGCCGAGAGCGCGGGGCTCCCGGCCGCCTACGTGGAGCGGCTGCGCAGGGGAGAGTAG
- a CDS encoding phosphotransferase: protein MTPVDLTKLPEYLKQQRWFSGKAWPIKSVSVVDHATLDFGPCAFSLAIVEVLYELGKSERYQLPVKPAADGIQDALEDVDCLRALFQLIREQRQVSSASGRLHGEWLNTPDAQLALPDPTPVRRLMVEQSNTSVVIGEKAILKIIRKLEAGVNPEHEMGRFLATRTSFRATPTLLGALRLEGPSGGTVALVHRFVPSAVDGWKYTLERFRKPGELDAPFLEEMRELGRRLGELHRALSSDTQDPDFAPEPVLQEDLQRWSASIMGELGVTLADAGRLHADLENQRERLLEHARRLAHVAPSGQKIRIHGDLHLGQVLRTEGQWLIFDFEGEPSRTFTQRREKYSPLRDVAGMLRSFDYAEATVLLEGNPPTARMAPSRDAFLEGYREATRGAAFLPADDGTFWTMLRAFELEKLLYEVRYELQNRPDWVRIPVQALLRMEEPK from the coding sequence GTGACACCCGTGGATCTCACCAAGCTGCCCGAGTACCTGAAGCAGCAGCGCTGGTTCAGCGGCAAGGCGTGGCCTATCAAGTCCGTGTCCGTGGTGGATCACGCCACGCTGGACTTCGGCCCGTGCGCCTTCAGCCTCGCCATCGTGGAGGTGCTGTACGAGCTGGGCAAGTCCGAGCGCTACCAGCTGCCGGTGAAGCCGGCCGCGGACGGCATCCAGGACGCGCTCGAGGACGTGGACTGCCTGCGCGCCCTCTTCCAGCTCATCCGCGAGCAGCGCCAGGTCTCCTCCGCCTCCGGAAGACTGCACGGCGAGTGGCTGAACACCCCGGACGCGCAGCTCGCCCTGCCCGACCCGACGCCCGTGCGCCGCCTCATGGTGGAGCAGAGCAACACCTCCGTCGTCATCGGCGAGAAGGCGATCCTCAAGATCATCCGCAAGCTGGAGGCGGGGGTGAACCCGGAGCACGAGATGGGGCGCTTCCTGGCCACGCGCACCTCGTTCCGGGCCACGCCCACGCTGCTGGGCGCGCTGCGCCTGGAGGGCCCCTCGGGCGGAACCGTCGCGCTGGTGCACCGCTTCGTGCCCAGCGCGGTGGATGGGTGGAAGTACACGCTGGAGCGCTTCCGCAAGCCGGGCGAGCTGGACGCTCCCTTCCTGGAGGAGATGCGCGAGCTGGGCCGGCGCCTGGGCGAGCTGCACCGCGCCCTCTCCTCCGACACCCAGGATCCGGACTTCGCTCCGGAGCCGGTGCTGCAGGAGGATCTGCAGCGCTGGAGCGCCTCCATCATGGGCGAGCTGGGCGTGACGCTGGCGGACGCGGGCCGGCTGCACGCGGATCTCGAGAACCAGCGCGAGCGGCTGCTGGAGCATGCGAGGCGACTGGCGCACGTGGCCCCGTCCGGGCAGAAGATCCGCATCCACGGCGATCTGCACCTGGGCCAGGTGCTGCGCACCGAGGGCCAGTGGCTCATCTTCGACTTCGAGGGCGAGCCGTCCCGCACCTTCACCCAGCGCCGCGAGAAGTACTCGCCGCTGCGGGACGTGGCGGGGATGCTGCGCTCGTTCGACTACGCCGAGGCCACCGTGCTGCTGGAGGGCAACCCGCCCACCGCGCGCATGGCGCCCTCGCGGGATGCGTTCCTGGAAGGCTACCGGGAGGCCACGCGCGGCGCGGCCTTCCTGCCGGCCGACGACGGCACCTTCTGGACGATGCTGCGCGCGTTCGAATTGGAGAAGCTGCTCTACGAAGTGCGTTATGAGCTGCAGAACCGCCCGGACTGGGTGCGAATCCCCGTCCAGGCCCTCTTGCGGATGGAGGAGCCGAAGTGA